A DNA window from Paenibacillus andongensis contains the following coding sequences:
- a CDS encoding cbb3-type cytochrome c oxidase subunit I encodes MKKGQLEWFENKFDLKDGRLVVAHIIVAFLALLIGGIAGLLQTLVKSGTVKLPYGIGYYELLTAHGVLMAIVFTTYFIIGFLYSGISYTLGGKLLPIVHRMGWLGFAFMTVGTALGVVMVLTGKASVLYTFYAPMKASPYFYIGLALLVVGSWISGWGIFYQLKYWKKTHQGKISPLFAFMAVITFLMWQIATIGVAAEVLIQLIPWSFGWVETINVMLSRTLFWYFGHPLVYFWLMPAYMCWYVIIPKIIGGKIYSDALARLSFVLLLLFSIPVGFHHQLMEPGISSFWKYLQVVLTFMVVVPSLMTAFSLFATFEINGRAKGAKGLFGWIKVMPWKDVRFFAPFLGMLIFIPAGAGGLINASNQMNAVVHNTLWVTGHFHLTVATSVALTFFGITYWLLPAVTGRVLTKRMNKLGIIQAIIWCVGMFFMSGAMHLVGLFGAPRRTAFTTYEGNADAAGWMPYYVFMAIGGTVLFIGVLLMVYNVFALLRAPKGVTEYPIGEAMEQAEATPAYLDRWSVWISLSVALILIAYTVPLMDMIMHPGVGSKGFVTW; translated from the coding sequence ATGAAGAAAGGGCAATTGGAATGGTTTGAAAATAAATTCGATCTCAAAGATGGGAGGCTGGTCGTAGCACATATTATCGTGGCTTTCCTTGCACTGCTCATCGGAGGGATCGCGGGGCTGCTGCAAACATTAGTGAAGAGCGGGACGGTTAAGCTCCCTTACGGGATCGGTTATTATGAACTGCTGACTGCGCATGGCGTGTTGATGGCGATCGTATTTACGACCTATTTCATTATAGGCTTTCTTTACTCAGGCATTTCCTACACGTTAGGCGGAAAGCTGCTTCCGATTGTTCATCGCATGGGATGGCTTGGATTTGCTTTCATGACGGTGGGAACAGCCCTCGGGGTAGTGATGGTTTTGACAGGAAAAGCGAGCGTGCTGTATACGTTCTACGCGCCAATGAAAGCTTCTCCTTACTTTTACATCGGATTAGCCCTATTGGTGGTAGGAAGCTGGATTAGCGGGTGGGGCATCTTCTATCAATTGAAGTATTGGAAAAAGACACATCAAGGCAAGATTTCTCCGTTGTTTGCATTTATGGCGGTCATCACGTTCCTTATGTGGCAAATTGCGACCATCGGTGTTGCTGCCGAAGTGCTGATTCAGCTCATTCCATGGTCCTTCGGATGGGTAGAAACGATTAATGTGATGCTCAGCCGTACCCTGTTCTGGTACTTCGGCCATCCGCTCGTATATTTCTGGTTAATGCCTGCGTACATGTGCTGGTATGTCATTATTCCGAAAATTATCGGAGGCAAAATCTACAGCGACGCGCTCGCCAGATTATCCTTTGTCCTGCTTTTGCTATTTTCCATTCCGGTTGGCTTTCATCATCAATTGATGGAGCCGGGCATTAGCTCATTCTGGAAGTACCTGCAGGTCGTCTTGACCTTCATGGTGGTCGTTCCGTCATTGATGACCGCATTCTCGCTATTTGCTACCTTTGAGATCAATGGTCGTGCCAAGGGTGCCAAAGGGCTGTTCGGTTGGATAAAAGTCATGCCATGGAAAGATGTTCGATTCTTCGCGCCATTCCTCGGTATGCTGATCTTTATTCCAGCTGGCGCAGGCGGATTAATCAACGCAAGTAATCAAATGAACGCGGTGGTTCATAATACGTTATGGGTAACAGGGCACTTTCACTTGACGGTTGCGACGAGTGTAGCGCTCACGTTCTTCGGGATTACGTACTGGCTGCTTCCAGCCGTCACGGGCCGTGTGCTTACGAAGCGCATGAACAAGCTTGGGATTATTCAAGCGATCATTTGGTGTGTAGGCATGTTCTTTATGTCAGGTGCGATGCATCTTGTTGGACTATTCGGTGCACCGCGGAGAACGGCATTCACGACCTATGAGGGAAATGCGGATGCGGCAGGCTGGATGCCGTATTATGTTTTCATGGCTATTGGCGGTACGGTACTTTTCATTGGCGTGCTGTTGATGGTGTACAATGTCTTCGCTCTTCTTCGGGCGCCGAAGGGTGTGACAGAGTATCCAATCGGCGAAGCGATGGAGCAAGCGGAAGCGACTCCGGCCTACTTGGATCGTTGGAGTGTGTGGATCAGCTTATCGGTGGCGCTGATACTGATTGCTTATACGGTACCGTTAATGGATATGATTATGCATCCAGGTGTCGGTTCCAAAGGGTTTGTCACTTGGTAA
- a CDS encoding DJ-1/PfpI family protein, translating to MLTVQIVLFDGFDLLDAIAPYEVFCAAAMYAENALSVEFVTAEGPRSVVSGINGLKIEASSRLNPERADIILVPGASGSVAGDGPDSIPAILKRAINTELTGMIRQAIGQKDIVVATVCGGSLLLAMGGHLDGRPAVTHHLGMDLLGATGAIPIPARVVDDGNLVTGGGVTSGLDVALYLVERELGPRIAHAVEQLFEYERRGTVWREKGIAPSSPKAVTGEETNIEANKAGMAHDISNTSYGKSDFDGDWNTIIATPVGKMEVKLSISTSNGIIQGKATQEDETIDFINPLLQDNKLTWSLRITKPILLNLNFEVAAGGDHMTGIVKAGILPASKLTGKRVSLPRNVHLQ from the coding sequence ATGTTAACGGTTCAAATTGTGCTTTTTGATGGCTTCGACCTTCTGGATGCCATTGCGCCTTACGAAGTTTTTTGCGCTGCTGCCATGTATGCTGAGAATGCGTTAAGCGTAGAGTTCGTTACCGCCGAAGGACCGAGGTCCGTGGTTAGCGGCATCAACGGATTAAAGATTGAAGCGAGCAGCAGATTGAACCCGGAACGTGCGGACATCATTCTCGTGCCTGGCGCGTCGGGTAGCGTCGCAGGAGATGGCCCCGATTCGATCCCGGCTATTTTGAAGCGCGCAATAAATACAGAATTGACCGGAATGATCAGGCAGGCAATCGGGCAAAAAGACATCGTCGTCGCCACGGTTTGCGGCGGTTCGCTGCTGCTGGCCATGGGAGGGCACTTGGATGGCAGACCGGCAGTAACGCATCATCTGGGCATGGATTTACTTGGAGCAACCGGTGCCATTCCCATTCCGGCACGCGTAGTGGACGACGGCAACCTGGTTACCGGCGGCGGCGTCACTTCGGGACTCGATGTAGCGCTGTATCTGGTGGAACGCGAGCTTGGACCGCGCATCGCACACGCGGTAGAGCAGTTGTTCGAATATGAACGGAGGGGAACGGTTTGGCGGGAAAAAGGAATAGCGCCTAGCTCTCCTAAGGCAGTGACGGGTGAAGAAACGAACATCGAGGCGAACAAAGCGGGGATGGCCCACGACATCAGTAATACTTCATACGGGAAATCTGACTTCGACGGGGACTGGAATACGATAATAGCTACGCCCGTCGGGAAAATGGAGGTCAAGCTCTCCATATCAACTAGTAATGGGATCATCCAAGGCAAGGCAACGCAAGAGGATGAGACGATCGACTTTATAAACCCGTTACTTCAGGACAACAAGCTTACCTGGTCACTGCGCATCACGAAACCAATACTCTTAAACCTGAACTTCGAAGTTGCCGCGGGCGGAGATCATATGACCGGTATCGTTAAGGCCGGCATACTGCCGGCATCTAAATTAACAGGTAAGCGGGTTTCCTTGCCCAGAAATGTGCATTTGCAATAA
- a CDS encoding DoxX family membrane protein has translation MMKWLRGNRYAAMILTIIRLYVGWQWMTAGWHKIAGAKPFDAAGYLKGAIAKPVLESGTTDMVYANYVAFLKSFALPNVGIFNTIVPWGELLVGLGLILGALTTTAIFFGLLMNFMYMFAGTVSSNPWLVLLGFFIIAAGANAGKFGVDHLILPYLHKWFDKLIDRLHLKPKYK, from the coding sequence ATGATGAAGTGGTTAAGGGGAAATCGTTACGCGGCGATGATCTTGACGATTATTCGTTTGTATGTGGGTTGGCAATGGATGACAGCGGGGTGGCATAAAATCGCCGGAGCAAAGCCATTTGACGCAGCGGGTTATCTGAAAGGCGCCATTGCGAAACCAGTCCTTGAATCGGGAACTACGGATATGGTTTACGCAAATTATGTAGCTTTCTTAAAAAGCTTTGCCCTTCCCAATGTGGGCATCTTCAATACGATAGTTCCTTGGGGGGAATTGTTAGTTGGTTTGGGTCTGATTCTTGGCGCACTGACGACTACAGCCATATTTTTCGGCCTATTAATGAATTTTATGTATATGTTCGCCGGAACGGTCAGCAGCAATCCATGGTTAGTGCTTCTTGGATTCTTTATCATCGCCGCAGGCGCTAACGCAGGCAAGTTCGGCGTTGACCATCTGATTCTTCCTTATCTGCACAAATGGTTTGATAAACTAATCGACAGACTCCATTTGAAGCCGAAATATAAATAA
- a CDS encoding spore germination protein — MDLPGSVDLFEESLKSLLHNCSDLIVKHAKDDLNLIYFCDLVDASLINNQLLSSLQQIRLEPFSMEGLAQLIPIGQTDLTCEMEQVIILLLRGWTVVFKVGQTDVILVNTSKQPKRSPSIAEIETNVIGPQIGFTESLETNLGIVRSYVAHENLCNESFEIGEVTRTQVQLLYLKDIAEEQTINTLRQRISELEIDGVIGSTLLVQLIEDNSLSIFPQMIITERPDRVSFSLLEGKVVLLINGSNFAIIGPSTFLDFFKSPEDHYLHWNIAMFIRGLRFLAIFISILLTPAYVAALTFHYEIIPPSLLVPLAQSRSRVPFPPLFESLFLEVTIELLREAGARLPTKVGQTMGIVGGIVIGQAAVQAGFTSNILIMIVALAALSSFTTPIYLMGISIRFVRFPMIIAAGIWGGIGIVFTICLLLMHLLRQTSLGHPYMHPIYPPRWRDMIDTVIRLPFPFLSARSTFTRTPNKPRFNKNQAKLKKDIDE, encoded by the coding sequence ATGGATTTACCGGGTTCCGTTGATCTCTTCGAAGAATCATTGAAAAGCCTGCTCCATAATTGCTCGGATCTTATCGTCAAACATGCGAAGGATGACCTTAATCTCATTTATTTTTGTGATTTAGTTGACGCAAGTCTCATTAACAATCAACTACTCAGCTCCCTACAGCAAATTCGGCTAGAACCATTCTCGATGGAGGGACTTGCTCAATTAATCCCTATTGGCCAGACTGATCTTACTTGTGAAATGGAGCAAGTCATTATCTTGCTGCTGCGCGGTTGGACCGTGGTATTTAAAGTCGGACAAACAGACGTCATACTGGTCAATACCTCTAAGCAGCCAAAACGATCTCCCTCCATAGCGGAAATCGAAACGAACGTGATCGGGCCTCAGATCGGATTCACCGAATCATTGGAAACGAATCTGGGGATCGTCCGCAGCTATGTTGCTCATGAAAATCTGTGCAATGAATCCTTTGAGATTGGTGAAGTAACGAGAACTCAGGTGCAATTGCTTTACTTGAAAGATATCGCAGAAGAGCAAACCATCAATACGCTGCGTCAGCGTATTTCGGAATTAGAGATAGACGGCGTCATCGGGAGCACCCTTCTGGTGCAGCTTATTGAAGATAATTCTTTGTCGATTTTTCCTCAAATGATCATAACCGAACGACCCGATCGTGTCAGTTTTAGCTTATTGGAGGGCAAAGTCGTTCTGCTTATCAATGGCAGCAATTTTGCAATTATAGGACCGAGTACATTCCTTGATTTTTTCAAATCACCGGAAGATCATTACCTGCATTGGAATATTGCCATGTTCATAAGAGGATTGAGGTTCTTGGCCATCTTCATCTCGATCCTTTTGACCCCTGCGTATGTGGCTGCCTTAACGTTTCATTATGAGATTATTCCTCCTAGTCTGCTCGTTCCGCTAGCCCAGTCGCGATCCAGAGTGCCTTTTCCGCCTTTGTTTGAATCGTTATTTCTAGAAGTTACAATTGAGCTTCTGCGTGAAGCCGGGGCTAGACTACCGACCAAGGTTGGACAAACGATGGGCATTGTGGGAGGTATTGTTATCGGACAAGCGGCGGTTCAGGCCGGATTTACGAGCAACATCTTAATTATGATTGTCGCCTTGGCGGCTCTGTCTTCGTTTACCACACCCATCTACTTAATGGGGATTAGTATCCGATTTGTTCGTTTTCCGATGATTATTGCTGCAGGCATTTGGGGTGGGATCGGCATTGTGTTCACGATTTGTTTATTACTCATGCATTTGTTACGTCAAACGAGTCTTGGACATCCGTATATGCATCCGATCTATCCTCCGCGATGGAGGGACATGATAGATACGGTCATTCGACTTCCTTTTCCATTTCTCTCCGCTCGTTCTACCTTTACACGTACACCGAATAAGCCAAGATTCAATAAGAATCAAGCGAAGCTGAAAAAAGACATCGACGAGTAG
- a CDS encoding cytochrome c oxidase subunit II, which yields MHIHKLEKIWLAIGISMLFVFLGVLGVSAFAMGVKPPSEHHHRIDPAKVTETAPFDKPGLYKTGEKEYEAVMTAFTFGYAPDKMEVPVGATIKFVVTSQDVVHGFEIPGTNVNMMIVPGEISQVTHTFTKPGEYLILCNEYCGGAHEFMKTTIIVK from the coding sequence ATGCATATTCATAAACTTGAGAAAATTTGGCTAGCAATCGGCATCAGCATGCTGTTTGTATTCCTTGGCGTTTTGGGTGTTTCCGCATTTGCCATGGGGGTTAAACCGCCAAGTGAGCATCATCATCGGATTGATCCTGCGAAAGTAACAGAGACAGCCCCTTTTGACAAACCAGGGTTGTATAAGACCGGAGAAAAAGAATATGAAGCGGTGATGACCGCTTTTACATTCGGATATGCCCCAGACAAGATGGAAGTGCCTGTTGGTGCAACGATCAAGTTCGTAGTCACGAGTCAGGATGTCGTTCACGGGTTTGAAATTCCAGGAACGAACGTCAATATGATGATTGTTCCTGGCGAAATCAGCCAAGTGACGCATACGTTTACGAAACCAGGCGAGTACCTTATTTTGTGCAACGAATATTGCGGCGGAGCGCATGAATTTATGAAAACGACGATTATCGTGAAATGA
- a CDS encoding response regulator transcription factor → MSEVRSTILVVDDDQSIVELLRDFLEYENFQVLTACDTVGAWALFEKSSIHCIVLDIMMPGQNGFELCRRIRAESNVPILFLSARSDDVDKIRGLTLGGDDYIVKTASPGEIVARIKAVLRRSASQLQMDEKILDFGRIKLNLSTREVIVDGKNVVLTPREYELLQLFAEHPRHVFTYEQILAKFWEGVGDKHTIRVHLGRLREKIESDPNHPQYLVNVWGVGYRFEGG, encoded by the coding sequence ATGAGTGAAGTAAGAAGTACGATACTGGTTGTAGACGATGACCAAAGTATCGTTGAACTATTGAGGGATTTTTTGGAGTACGAAAATTTTCAGGTTCTAACTGCTTGCGATACCGTCGGGGCGTGGGCCTTGTTTGAGAAGAGTTCCATTCATTGCATTGTTCTTGACATCATGATGCCGGGACAAAATGGATTTGAGTTATGTCGCCGGATTCGGGCGGAGAGCAACGTTCCAATCCTTTTTTTGAGCGCACGCAGCGATGATGTGGACAAGATTCGAGGACTGACGCTCGGCGGCGACGATTATATCGTCAAAACTGCTTCACCCGGTGAGATCGTAGCCAGGATAAAAGCTGTATTGCGGCGTTCGGCTTCTCAGCTGCAAATGGATGAAAAGATCTTGGATTTTGGCCGCATTAAGCTAAATCTATCCACAAGAGAAGTGATCGTGGATGGGAAGAACGTAGTACTCACGCCTAGGGAGTATGAATTGCTGCAACTATTTGCTGAACACCCCAGGCATGTTTTTACATATGAACAGATACTTGCAAAATTTTGGGAAGGGGTGGGCGATAAGCATACGATTCGGGTGCATCTCGGTCGACTTCGCGAAAAAATTGAATCCGATCCGAATCATCCTCAATACTTGGTCAACGTGTGGGGAGTAGGGTATCGCTTCGAGGGAGGATAA
- a CDS encoding sensor histidine kinase codes for MRTLRIRTFIMLVFFFISLVPWLFYVTVHFMETKTLSFAKSGPQSEILQRHLNETIHMIEAGSDKWRDPNWQNQLHTQMQQVKMEVDILSASDQEIYRSNPERHGSLSSTERFSVVADGHLLGRVVIYLPKSSTVQMISMFAGLLLAFFIIGVEMRKFLLNPLEKMSFAARQIAAGEWEVELPRSRITEISEVRDAFEVMVKGLQKSFQKQAELEEERRFVIAAVAHDLRTPLFALRGYLDGLEQGIAQSPEKTTKYLAVCKEKSAQLDRLVEDLFTFTKMEYVERKLPNNTIDFKLIIQKSIDSLSPLARQKHISISSHTTDDCFISGDMHLLERMMNNFLDNAVRHTPTYGEIVVQCYKEDEKVNFTIRDTGPGFSWEELQRVFEPLYRGEESRNRSTGGSGLGLTISQRIVRRHGGELIAGNHWEGGALLTGWIPARNMNGIRGGISL; via the coding sequence ATGAGAACACTTCGCATTCGTACGTTTATTATGCTGGTCTTCTTCTTCATATCGCTAGTGCCGTGGCTCTTCTATGTGACAGTTCACTTCATGGAGACAAAAACACTCAGCTTCGCAAAAAGCGGGCCGCAAAGTGAGATTCTGCAAAGACATTTAAACGAGACCATTCACATGATCGAAGCGGGCTCGGACAAATGGAGGGATCCGAACTGGCAAAACCAATTGCACACCCAAATGCAGCAAGTGAAGATGGAAGTGGATATTCTATCTGCGTCAGATCAGGAAATTTATCGGTCTAATCCAGAGCGTCATGGCTCATTGTCGTCAACTGAACGGTTCTCCGTCGTAGCGGACGGTCATTTACTTGGAAGAGTCGTCATTTATCTGCCTAAGTCAAGTACGGTTCAGATGATTTCGATGTTTGCCGGACTATTGTTAGCTTTCTTTATTATTGGTGTTGAAATGCGAAAGTTCCTTCTTAACCCTCTTGAAAAGATGAGCTTTGCAGCCAGACAAATTGCTGCTGGAGAGTGGGAAGTGGAGTTACCCAGGTCCAGGATCACCGAAATCTCCGAAGTACGCGATGCATTCGAAGTGATGGTGAAGGGGCTTCAAAAATCTTTTCAAAAACAAGCGGAATTGGAAGAAGAACGTCGATTCGTGATCGCAGCTGTCGCACATGATTTACGGACCCCGCTATTCGCCTTACGAGGTTATTTAGATGGTCTGGAGCAAGGAATTGCTCAATCTCCGGAGAAAACAACAAAGTATCTGGCGGTTTGCAAGGAAAAATCAGCGCAATTGGATCGGCTGGTAGAAGACCTTTTCACATTTACAAAGATGGAATATGTGGAGAGGAAACTTCCCAATAATACGATTGATTTTAAACTCATCATCCAGAAGTCGATTGACAGTCTAAGTCCGCTGGCTCGGCAGAAGCACATCTCGATCTCGAGCCATACAACAGACGACTGCTTCATTAGCGGTGACATGCACTTATTGGAACGTATGATGAACAATTTTTTGGATAATGCCGTCAGACACACACCCACCTATGGTGAAATTGTTGTTCAGTGTTATAAAGAAGATGAAAAAGTGAATTTTACGATACGTGATACAGGGCCGGGCTTCTCTTGGGAAGAACTGCAACGAGTTTTTGAACCGCTATATCGTGGTGAAGAATCTAGAAATCGTTCCACTGGCGGCAGCGGATTAGGGTTAACCATTTCACAAAGAATTGTAAGGCGACACGGAGGCGAACTTATCGCTGGCAACCATTGGGAGGGTGGAGCCCTGCTAACAGGTTGGATACCTGCAAGAAATATGAACGGAATAAGAGGGGGGATTAGCCTATGA
- a CDS encoding cytochrome c oxidase subunit 2A: protein MSIRKLSNEQPEQMRTNKADQEPVLKGTFASVLLLGAFLAITWVAVFLLFLYRQ, encoded by the coding sequence ATGAGTATTCGAAAGTTAAGCAATGAGCAGCCTGAACAAATGAGAACAAACAAGGCGGATCAAGAACCCGTATTGAAAGGCACATTTGCCTCGGTCTTGCTGCTTGGAGCTTTTTTGGCTATAACCTGGGTCGCTGTATTTCTATTATTTCTGTACAGACAGTAG
- the mobA gene encoding molybdenum cofactor guanylyltransferase, giving the protein MVMLTGVILAGGANRRMNGELKALLPFGGQPLIVRQVDRMRILCDEIIVVTNDPKSFLPILDRSVRIITDFHTGHGPLGGMHAGLSLAKHSSVWVVGCDMPFISYKAAELLWNRKREGEGIEAVIPLVSGRLIPLHGIYDRECKAKILPLLIRGETRVSALLGHMFWSELGDEYLQKNGVDLKFIASIKTMDDYKAFQSTVKTGM; this is encoded by the coding sequence ATGGTGATGCTTACGGGCGTCATTTTGGCTGGTGGAGCAAACCGTCGAATGAATGGGGAACTGAAAGCATTACTTCCATTTGGTGGACAGCCTCTCATTGTTCGCCAAGTGGATCGGATGAGGATATTGTGTGATGAAATCATTGTTGTAACCAACGATCCCAAATCGTTTCTACCTATCCTGGATCGTTCGGTACGGATTATTACGGATTTTCACACTGGCCATGGACCGCTTGGGGGCATGCATGCAGGATTGTCGTTAGCGAAGCATTCATCGGTCTGGGTTGTTGGTTGTGATATGCCTTTTATTTCGTACAAAGCCGCCGAACTTTTGTGGAACAGAAAGCGGGAAGGGGAAGGCATTGAGGCTGTAATTCCTCTTGTATCGGGTAGATTAATTCCCCTACATGGGATTTATGATCGCGAATGCAAGGCTAAGATTCTTCCACTGCTCATTAGAGGTGAAACGCGGGTTTCTGCTTTACTGGGACATATGTTCTGGAGTGAGTTAGGGGATGAATATTTGCAGAAGAATGGCGTCGATCTGAAATTCATTGCGAGCATCAAGACCATGGACGATTATAAAGCTTTTCAAAGCACCGTGAAGACGGGGATGTAA
- a CDS encoding Ger(x)C family spore germination protein, giving the protein MRRPLCLSLLLGTVVLFSGCVKPFILENLALSIIIGYDSLEKERILTTSVLQKIDPSAKEKTQVVASTAYTSKGSRISSNRELSKYLVGGQVRVVMYGKKLASKGIIDLADTLSRDPTLGDMIYLCISDGEASHILTHRYREISNIGMYLYENLRQNSEREEIPSPTLQDFLRDYYSEGKDPVIPLLKRRGNEVFIKGLALFHDDRMVHEASPRQGFLLKVLLNTKKEGSFELVADAEPLTKYMKHPDKEVKIVFATVKSSSKIKLLDTKVPEFNLSVSMQGDLQEISAPYSFEKPESVSALEKEIEKKLKKEIETFIASLQSNEADVVGFGEVYRSKIRDSKLTKAKWHPMFKKAKINVRLNFTLRHTGAIE; this is encoded by the coding sequence GTGAGAAGACCGCTTTGTCTATCTCTGTTGCTCGGCACAGTCGTTTTGTTCTCGGGATGTGTCAAACCATTCATATTAGAGAATTTGGCGCTTAGCATTATTATCGGATATGACTCTCTTGAGAAAGAACGCATTCTTACAACATCGGTCTTGCAAAAAATCGATCCGAGCGCCAAAGAAAAGACGCAGGTTGTAGCCAGTACGGCATATACCAGTAAAGGTTCGCGCATTTCTTCGAATCGAGAGCTTAGCAAATATTTGGTTGGAGGACAAGTACGGGTTGTCATGTACGGCAAAAAGCTTGCCTCCAAAGGGATCATCGATCTAGCTGATACCTTGTCCCGTGACCCAACGCTCGGTGATATGATCTATCTTTGCATAAGTGATGGAGAAGCATCACACATTTTAACGCATCGTTATCGGGAAATATCGAATATTGGCATGTATCTTTATGAAAACTTAAGACAAAATTCGGAGAGAGAGGAGATTCCTTCCCCAACACTCCAAGATTTTCTTCGGGATTATTATAGTGAAGGCAAAGATCCCGTCATTCCGTTGCTCAAACGAAGGGGCAATGAGGTCTTTATCAAAGGATTGGCTTTGTTTCATGATGACCGCATGGTTCATGAAGCTTCGCCGCGGCAAGGGTTTCTGCTCAAAGTACTACTCAATACGAAGAAAGAGGGAAGCTTCGAACTCGTAGCAGATGCCGAACCTTTAACGAAGTACATGAAGCATCCAGATAAAGAGGTTAAAATTGTATTCGCCACTGTGAAAAGCAGCAGTAAAATTAAGCTTCTTGACACGAAAGTACCCGAATTTAATTTGTCGGTGTCGATGCAGGGGGATCTTCAAGAGATTTCGGCTCCTTATTCCTTTGAGAAGCCCGAGTCTGTATCAGCATTAGAGAAAGAAATTGAAAAAAAACTGAAGAAGGAAATAGAAACATTCATCGCGAGTTTGCAATCGAATGAAGCTGATGTTGTCGGGTTCGGTGAGGTTTATCGGAGTAAAATAAGAGACTCAAAGCTAACCAAAGCAAAGTGGCACCCCATGTTCAAAAAAGCAAAAATCAACGTTCGCCTAAATTTCACATTGAGACATACCGGTGCTATTGAATGA
- a CDS encoding GerAB/ArcD/ProY family transporter: MEISDKPRQGLLFQAFLLVFVISKAQLGVGVLGFQRVIFKFAGHDAWISVIVSGLAAHLSIWLMIRTLAHYDSADLFGIHYALFGKWVGRILSLLFMTYFAFYVLTISRTYIETVQSWIFPDFPTWLLMLLFITLIAYGVTGGIRVIIGMCLFGIGCWIVTTLFFYAAIRHAQWSFLLPIMEATPTQLLQGASKMPLTVAGFEVIYFLYPFIRDQQNVNRYAQIGVLLSNLFYLFVMVISIVYYSQNQMPKTIWATFSFLKIIRFPFLERFEYIAIPLWMLILVCNLMLFTWVILRGMKRVFQQNQKRTLAVFCVLLFACSFLFQKHGQIYKMNSILNSVSTYVIFLYPPLLFLLVKTVHAIKKRTVNR, translated from the coding sequence ATGGAGATCTCGGATAAACCGAGGCAAGGTTTACTGTTTCAAGCGTTCCTACTTGTTTTTGTAATCAGTAAAGCCCAATTGGGGGTGGGCGTGCTCGGTTTCCAGCGAGTCATTTTTAAATTTGCGGGTCATGATGCTTGGATTTCGGTCATTGTGTCCGGTTTAGCTGCACATCTTTCCATTTGGTTGATGATTCGCACGCTTGCGCATTATGATTCTGCGGACTTGTTCGGTATTCATTATGCACTATTCGGAAAATGGGTAGGGCGGATTCTCAGCCTCTTGTTTATGACGTATTTCGCGTTCTACGTCCTAACGATCTCCCGCACATATATTGAAACTGTTCAGTCGTGGATTTTTCCCGATTTCCCGACATGGCTCCTCATGCTGCTTTTCATTACGCTAATTGCTTATGGTGTGACTGGCGGAATTCGCGTGATTATTGGCATGTGCCTGTTTGGTATTGGATGTTGGATTGTGACCACATTATTTTTTTATGCCGCGATAAGACATGCCCAGTGGAGTTTTTTGCTTCCGATTATGGAAGCCACGCCTACCCAGTTGTTACAAGGAGCGAGTAAAATGCCGCTGACGGTTGCTGGGTTCGAGGTCATTTACTTTCTGTATCCGTTCATTCGAGATCAACAAAACGTGAATCGTTACGCGCAAATAGGTGTTCTTCTTAGCAACCTATTTTATTTGTTCGTCATGGTCATTTCTATCGTTTATTACAGTCAAAATCAGATGCCAAAAACGATTTGGGCTACGTTTAGTTTCTTAAAAATCATCCGATTTCCGTTTCTGGAACGATTCGAATACATTGCGATTCCGCTCTGGATGCTTATCCTAGTATGCAATCTTATGTTATTTACATGGGTTATCCTGCGTGGAATGAAGCGGGTTTTTCAACAAAATCAAAAACGGACGTTAGCCGTCTTCTGTGTCCTTCTTTTCGCATGCTCCTTTCTGTTCCAAAAACACGGACAAATATATAAGATGAACTCGATCTTGAACTCCGTGTCGACCTATGTGATCTTTTTGTATCCACCCCTTCTTTTTCTGTTGGTGAAAACCGTACATGCCATTAAAAAAAGAACCGTTAATCGATAA